Below is a genomic region from Medicago truncatula cultivar Jemalong A17 chromosome 3, MtrunA17r5.0-ANR, whole genome shotgun sequence.
tatggttttagtccctgcaaatatgcttcgttttggttttagtctctggtaaaaaaaaaattgtttttggtccctgcaaaattttttgtttttgaattttttttggtccGCCGTTTCGCTCCACCATTGGTTCTCTTTTACTCCGCCGACGAACGCCTCTCCTTGTCATCGGCGGCCGCCTTTCTATGATTTTGGTTGTGCTTTCACTTCAAACCGACGTCGCTGCTCGTGTTTTGTTGTTGGATTTCCTCTTCATCTAGATCTATATTTGTGTTGATGCCTGTTTCTTGGTGAGGATGTTTGGCGGCATAGTGATGCAGTGGTGGTGATACGCGGTGGTGATGCAGTGCTGGTGGAGGTTATTCAGttgttgtggtggtggtgatgatgtGTGGTGGTGGTTGGCGTTGCTTAGGTGAGGATGTAGGTGGTTGTTATGGGTGATTTCCTTTAGAAGCAACCTCTGTTACACGGGTCCATGTTTGTCGTTACTAGCTCTTGTTTGTGCTTTTTGGGTAGTTTAGGTGTTTACGAAGTTTGGAGGGTGCGTGTCACGTTGTGTTGAgccttttccttttgatttgtttattgttCAAACTTCGCATGCTATGTTTTTCGTCTTACATATTGTGTGCTGGTTTTCGGTGGGTCGGTTCATTTGGTTTCGAGATCAGGAGTCGGGGTCTAGCTGCAATCTTTGTTTgacttgatttggtttttctctGGTGTACCGGGGGCGAGGGGTGCCCTGCTAATTTCGTACTATAGTTTGTTGGGCCGATCatttttgattcgagatcgggagtcagttCTTTGACTTAAGTTGGTTTTTGGGCTTTGCGTTGTGCTCTTTCGGTGGATCGGAGGTCGCGAGGTTTGTGATAGCTGAATGATCCTTCGGTTAGGTGCTCTTCGAAATGTGACTCAGCTTGGGTGTTGGGTCTAGGAGTTTTATTCTGAGGGTGTTCTTTGTgggtgagtagtgacgatgggCGATGGTGGATACTGTGTTTACAGTGCttgttttctaatatgttttgaataagaggggaggggattatatattttaacataagaggggaggggattgtatattttaacataagagggaagggaagtgtaattcaagcatcttagaggggaggggagtgtaatttactcttttaatAAATACATTctcacaaaaaatttatgtatgaATCCAACAAGAAAACTTGtaatgtctaatttttttttttggtagtggccggggtttgaaccccaaaccttgcatatattatgcattgttcaagtcaaatgagctaagctcacgagtaCACTTGTAATGTCTATTTAAGGATGctatttagaaatataaaataaaattaccaaAAAATACAACACTATAGAAACATAATAATGCATTAAAAAAGTTTGTTGATtggcatttatttatttttatataaattaaataataaattcatagtttaagaaaataaatacgatcaaaaaaagtttaagaaaataaaatatttaaagaagTTATTTATATTGATGAATGATGAGGACCAAGATGCTGAAGGAGCGCAacttttgattgaaaaaaattatgagaaaaaaaaattaatttggtcaTGTATGATTcaagggactattttcaaaaataaaaaattttgcagggatctttttcaaaaacaaaatattttgcagggattataaactacaaaatttgttcagttataatgtgtcacgtatgcaaatcatcacaaaagtggggtcaggggctatttccaaaaacaaaaaaatttgcaaggaccaaaaacaaattttttttaccagggactaaaaccaaaacgaggcatatttgcagggactaaaaccatattttagccttaaaatAATGACTTGAAGTGATGAGGGAACGGGTTAAATGTGAGTTGGTTCTCTCTCTACATTCTGTTATAGCAAGACAAGATTGTGTTATTGTCCTTTGAACAGAACAAAGTGTGTCACACTTATTGCAACAAGATAGGACTTGCACgtgaatgatatatatatatatatatatatatatatatatatatatatatatatatatatatatatatgcttcacTTCATTATCCACCTATAAATAATTGTGTTAAATCGTAAGTATCTATTTTTGAGGAGGATACTTTGGACAAAAGAAAAGATTAAAAGACAACATAAGAGGAGGTCCACTTGAAAATAATGAGCATGGAGAAAAATGATGTAGGTACAATTGATGGGACAAGATCAACAATTCAATCCCTTCAAAAGTTCAAAGATGATGAGAGTGGAAGTTTGAAAAAGTGGAATCCAACTATCATTTATAACTTTTTACTGAGTCAAAACACTATCGCATTTAAAAAAGTCAACTGAAAATTATGGATCGGTATAGATCAACctgaagaaaaacaaatgtttACACCTTAACAGGCTTAATGCTTATGGGATTGTTGACGAGTATGATCTGATCTGATGAAGAATAAACATCTATATCTTAACATAATTGACGCTTGGTGAATTGTGAATTGGTATAGAGTGatctgatgaagaagaaatgttgATCCCTTAGCATGCTTGATGTATGGTAAGATGTGGACTGGTATGGGCTGACGTGAGTAAGAAAGAAAGTTTATACCTCAACAAATTTGATGCTTCGTAGATTGTGGACTGAAATAGACGATCATATCACATGGCTCTTAATATTTCAATTGACTGGCTAGACCCCACTCATAACTAAACTAGTTTGATTGTTCAAGTCATGCTAGCTCACCTCGTCTATCTAGTTCCTATCTTAACACTTGTGTGATTGTTCAAGTCATGCCAACTCACCTCATCCAGCGAGGTACTACCTCAACACTTTTTTTACTATTCAATTTAGTCCATATCAACTTATTCAGCCATGTCTTACATTAACACTTTTTGATTGTTAAAGTTATGTTACCTCACCATGTCTAGCTAGGCCATACCACATCACTAGTTTACCTTTTCAAGATGCCAAGCTCGTGTTGTGCAAGTCATCATGTTGTGGTCCCTTCCAAGTGCTTCATGACTTGCTACACAATGCAGTGATGCAATATGTGTGCGCTATGACTTCACGTGTCTTGTACAAATGACCAACGTATTTGACACTAGTGTGCCTCGACTTCACGCGCCCTATACAGACAATTTGTAACCAAGTTGACACACAACTGTTCTGATACTAGACTACAAATGAGAGGCtcataatcatattttaatgGGCTTAAGTGATCGCCAAAGAGAGACTCATCAGATCAACAAATGAAGACTATAAAAGCAGACGCTTAGGAAACATTTTTATGAATTATAATTCTAACTTGAACAATGTATTTTCGTTTTAGATCTTAGAGTATTCTTGAAACACCTTTTAAGCTACTCCACTAAGTAGTTTATTTATTGTAATTTGTGTTTACATATGTGAACTTTAatcaatttgattttctttttgttttcaataaaattaattattaaacaCTTAACAGTCATGTTGGATATTTTGTAATAGGAGTTGTACAAAATATCAACAATGTATCCGCCCAATAATAGGAGTtgtacaaaatattttgaagggAACAATGTACAAGTTATGAAAGTTAAattctagcaaaaaaataaaaagttatgaaAGTTAAATGACATACttgaggaagaaaaaaacataaacgaCAAATAAAATAACCGAAAGCACTTTGGGAGTATAATTTATCAGCATTGCTATAGACAACGAGAAGTATTATCCCGAATCTATCAAGAATAAAAACAAGTCAATAAAAAGCAGATGTGAGCGGAAATCATGGGAGGTGGGGAGAAAAAGATGGAAATCATAAACTAGTGGATGGGTGAAATACATGCCACATGTGTCGTATTTCGCTTGAAAtagcatttttcttaatttataataaGAAACTTGAAACAACTTAGTTTTACACAAATTACATAATTTGAGAATGTACTAAATTCAAACAAACACTAACATGATTTAATCAATGACTTGACATGTTCCTTTAGACTAGAGAGGCTTGGGTTGCTCTTATAATGGTACATGAGAGGAACCATTCTAGCAGCATTAAGGCAAAAATTGGTAAATGATGATGGAAATACATATGGGTTCAAAATTTCTTGATTTAGACATTTccattcatttaaaatcatctCAGCAACATGTCTTTGCACATCTTCACATGAAATATCTTGGTGCTCACTCATGTAGCAATTAAGATATGATCCATCAAGACCATTTTGATCTCCACTCTGTATTCGTGCATGAGTAAAATTGGATATCATTAGAACActattagaaaagaaaattaaggaGGAAAATTAGagacggaaaaaataaaatatctcaCAAATTTTTTGGTCGTAAAATTTAATGACAGAATTAGAGAGGAATTTCACGTTTTCCTTctctaaatttccctcactaatttttgtttctttagtAGTGGAACACAACATTTAACAATGTATTTCAGATTCATTTAAATGGAGAAAAATGTATTTcaactatttaaatttatttaatgacaaattataatttacttgattgtattttttttttttgaaagaaatttacTTGATTGTATTtacaatttataaatataattaataatatattcatatatttcTGCCGAtttatcttattattatatGTATTAAAAAAGACTCCAAAATTTTTTATGCAGTGTTTAAATCATGGAAGTTGTAAGTAGTATTAAGTTGTGATACTACTTAATACTACTCCCAAAATTTCTATGCAGTATTCAAATGGTGGAATTTTTTCTTACCTTAACTCCTTCTAAATCATCAGAGAGACGAAGAATTTTTGCCACTGAATAAATGATATTTGGAAATTCTTCATCTAAGATAGAAAGAGTTTCCTTTGTTATACCCTTAGCATGATCCATGAGGAAGAAAGCATGGATAAGTACAACATGAACTCCTGTGCTCACAATTCCATTGTTCAAGTATTCCTCTGTTGTTGGTAAAATACCAGAATTCAACCAATGAGCCTCTTTCAAGAAAGCATTTAATAAGCGCACCCACTGTTTCATACAAAGTTTGTTAGATATACTCGTTAGTTTCCTCGAGAGTTTCAACGCTGCTGCATGTCCAAGACTGGATTCGAATCCAGAACTTTAGTTAAGCTAAAAAAGATACTATGAAGTAAAACAACAGTTTATTAATTAGTTTACCGATATTTTAAGTGTATCTATAGGGTTGAATCCATGCTTTTTGTAGACCATTTCAGCAAAATTATTGGTAACTTTGTATAGAGAACTCAGAGAAACTTTCATGAAGTTGGGAAGATTCTCTGCACCATCCATCTCCCATCTGAATTTAGTTAAACATCATTTTAATACAATGCTACAAAAGTTATATCAAATGCTATAAAagttttttagcaaaaaaatgaaataaaatctcACTTATCTTGATGCAGGACTATAATTATATACATGTATTAGCAAATAAAATGTCTATATTTATCAAAAGTTTAATACCTGTTAACAGCTTCTGTAAATAGAGTAAGTTGATCCAATGTTCCGTGAACATcgaaaatatcatcaataatataaaCTAGAGAGATTGGTTTGGTGAGCTCAACCCTTTCGTTCGAAAAACATGGATCTGTAAAACATGCCATGGGCCACATGTACCATTTCAGAGGGTTATAACCTGCAAACTTCATCTCCTTGGCCAGTCCAAGGTCTTCCCACCATCTATCAATATAGGAAATAAATACGTTAGTAAATTGAATTAACCATATTTTTCAAACGCGATTAAATAGGTATCGCAGGTGTAAGAAAAAATGGATGTCGTACTTGAAAACTTC
It encodes:
- the LOC11445305 gene encoding (3S,6E)-nerolidol synthase 1, producing the protein MDAIYVKQALMCKQVHKKLVTSEDPTENFHLIDIIQRLGIEHYFVEEIKVALEKQFLILSSNPIDFVSSHELYEVALAFRLLRQGGYYVNAELFDCLKCSKKSLRVKYGEDVKGLIALYEASQLSIEGEDGLNDLGYLSCELLQAWLPRHQDHIQAIYVSNTLQYPIHYGLSRFMDKSIFINDLKAKNKWICLDELAKMNSSIVKFMNKNESVEVFKWWEDLGLAKEMKFAGYNPLKWYMWPMACFTDPCFSNERVELTKPISLVYIIDDIFDVHGTLDQLTLFTEAVNRWEMDGAENLPNFMKVSLSSLYKVTNNFAEMVYKKHGFNPIDTLKISWVRLLNAFLKEAHWLNSGILPTTEEYLNNGIVSTGVHVVLIHAFFLMDHAKGITKETLSILDEEFPNIIYSVAKILRLSDDLEGVKSGDQNGLDGSYLNCYMSEHQDISCEDVQRHVAEMILNEWKCLNQEILNPYVFPSSFTNFCLNAARMVPLMYHYKSNPSLSSLKEHVKSLIKSC